Part of the Halococcus saccharolyticus DSM 5350 genome is shown below.
TCCGTTGGTACTGGGGGACGAGCGCTCAGTCTTCGAGCGCGTCGGCGATCCGCTCGAGCGTCCGTCGGACGTCGTGAACCTCGTCGCGGAGCTGTCGAAGCTCGCGGACCATCTCCTCGTTGCCGCCTTCGGAGCCGCCCGGTCCGCCAGGACCCGCACCGGGACCGCCGCCCATTCCACCCATGCCGCCGGGGCCGCCACCGCCGCCCATCATCCCGCCCATCATCTGGGCGAACGGGTTGCCGCCGCCACCCATGCCGCCGCCGGGACCGCCACCGCCGCCCATCATCTCCTCCATGCGCTCCTCGCGACTCCGGTCGTCGCCGTCCTCGCCCTCGTGCTCCTCGGCGCGCTGCTCGCGGATCTCCTCGACTCGATCGCGGAAGGACTGCTCGTCCTCGCCTGCGTCGGATTCGGTGTCGGCGTCCGTCCCCGCCTCGGTGTCGGTTTCGGCGGCCGGTTCGGTGTCCACACTTTCGTCTTCGGGGTCGTCGTTCGCCATGCGCCCGGGTTCGCCGGCCCGTCGGAAAAGGGTTCGGTGACCGGTCGTGTCGTCACCGAAACCCGGTGAGACTGGTCTGGAGTTTCCGGTCGGTCGCACCCGCCGCGAGTTCGTGCCCAACGAGATCACGGAGATCGACCGCGTACGTCGTCCCGGCGTGATCGAGCACCAATAGCCGGCCCTTGACGCCGCGTACGGTTCCCGTGAGAAGTGTCTCGGCGACTGGGCGCTCGGCGAGACCGAGTCCGTACTCGAAGGCGAACTCGTCGCGGACCTCGAACGCGGAAAGCAGCTCGCTCCAGGCCTCTGCATCCACGATGCCGGCGAGGCCGCGAATCTTCGTCGGAACCCGCACCCGCTCGGTGATGTCGTGGTCGTCGGCGATCGCGGTCTCGCGTTTGCGCGCGCTCCGGCCGTCCGGGGCGACCTCGACGTGTGCGGCACGGTCGGCCCCCTGCTCGCGGAGCCTGGTGTCGAGTCGTGCCGATCGGGTGACGCCCACCTTGAACACCCTGGGTGCGAACGCCGCGAGGTAGATCGCGTGTTCCTCGCCGGAATCGCGGTTGTTCGCCACGGCCCACGGCACGGTGTGGAACTCACAGTACGGCGCACGCTCGCGGCCGCACGCGATGTGTGTCTCGCCATCGACCGTGCCCGCACAGTGACGCTCACCGAGAGTGTAGGCGACCTCCGTCCCGGGAGCCAGCGCCTCGCGGCGCACGTCGCCCGCCGCGGCGATCAGGAGGGCTGGCTCGTCCGGCCGGGAATCGTAGCCGACGACCTGCACGCCGTGCGGTAGGCAAGCGCTCGGCAAATCACTGCCGTTCCATCTCCGGCACTTCCGTTCCGTACTGTCCGCTGCCGTCCGCCCGTACGGTTTTGTCGCTCCGCACCGAACCCCTGCGTCATGACGCTCACCGGAACGCTCGACACCCGAACGGAAGCGGATC
Proteins encoded:
- a CDS encoding DUF2797 domain-containing protein; translation: MQVVGYDSRPDEPALLIAAAGDVRREALAPGTEVAYTLGERHCAGTVDGETHIACGRERAPYCEFHTVPWAVANNRDSGEEHAIYLAAFAPRVFKVGVTRSARLDTRLREQGADRAAHVEVAPDGRSARKRETAIADDHDITERVRVPTKIRGLAGIVDAEAWSELLSAFEVRDEFAFEYGLGLAERPVAETLLTGTVRGVKGRLLVLDHAGTTYAVDLRDLVGHELAAGATDRKLQTSLTGFR